The following nucleotide sequence is from Primulina tabacum isolate GXHZ01 chromosome 2, ASM2559414v2, whole genome shotgun sequence.
atatgtatttaggTTGGTGGTCgacattaatattttaaacacgATAAGGACCATGTCATTGTCTTAGGGTAACACAATTAATCGACAtacatttatatttaataatttttttcaaaattagagAAAAAAtagtttcttattttattttttttataattatattatttttttacaatttaaatatattttattttttataataattaatttttaataatataatccCGTGCATCGGGTTAAAAACTAGTATCTGATATACGTAAGATTTAAATATATCATGGGGTAAAATAGGTATTTTAGTTAAGCTGGATACCGTAAAATGGTGAAGTCTCTATTGTTGCTATATTTTGAAGCTTAAGGGGCTAAATTGCTATAAATGGTTAAACTATGATTTGATGGACTGATGGTTTATCTTATATATTGGGTTAAAATATAATGGGCCGATCCGACACACCAAAAAGCATGGACGCGGATACATGGGcccattaaataattataaaagatGTTCAGCGACAGCGTAGCTGAAAGTAAAAAATGAATGCTACCGCCTTGTTTGGTAGGGCCCATTAGCAACGACCCGGTTTACAATTATGATTTATCATATTTGatgaaaaacaaatatatattatatttatatatttgaatttataaCAAACATAggatataatattttaaatccaatcataattatcgatttttttaaaaaatgttattaAGAAAAAactacatatttttttatttttttaaaaaaagtatacAATAGAAAAATTCATGCACGCGAGTAATTGTGTGTCAAAGTATATTTTGAAAAGTCTTTAATCAAGGTTTGGCTTGAATACGGAACTCTCGCATTTCGTTCCACGGCTTTCAAGATGTCTtacttcttctttcttttaattCTTATATAATCTAAATTAAGTATAATTATAACTTATCCAAACTTttttaaataatacaaaattCGTAGTGTTATGTTTCTATTTTCTTTTCCCAACAAAGATAGATGATTGCATCTTATCTGACGATAGAAAAACTCTGGTGAAATCGTTTTGTCTGCCAATTTTATATATAACACAGATCTACGACCTGAATCGATTTATACAGATTTTTTGAACAAAAACATTTCGAATTCTCTTTACAAACAGTAGAAGCAATcttattttatcaaaataaatacaaatttaCACTTTTTCCATTAAAGAAAtatcaattaaatatttttcattcaattttgtcaaaatttcATATCGTCCGAATAAGTgtcgaatttaacgatatagTTTAAATAacttgttagacttaattttgttgtggagatgctagtacaAAATCAGTAGATGCTGGCTTAAGAATAAAATCAGTAGATATAAATAAGCAGAAAACCAGAAGCACTTGTTCCGCGTTAAAATCAGTAGCAGCACTTATCAAGTACTGCTTAATCTACTTAACAAGTgacttcttagctaaaaccagaactagaaggaaTACATAACTCGAAATTAACACTAGCAGAATTTTGTGTATCTCaagtctttaaatattaccgttgatctattaacgtgatactagcatttattgcttcattaaatgccattaaatgctgtgcgggaacatttaagacggcttaccatttttggtatgaactgagactgattgcttttaatgtattctgcagggttcattttcagcaataaaactgaaccactgaaaagtcaaaagagccgttcagattttaGAACGTTGGATgaagcctatatatggagacgaagGACTTTTCATGAAAAGAAGTGAATCATTcgagcatcgctagaactttcagctatctcaaaagctcaacactgaaagagcagcacacgcttcattgcatacattTGATCacttgagatcatattgtgctagctattttcattatctcttcttaagctattcacttcattatctcattaatagaagaatctgtaactggaaaagagtcctttccagaacttaagatcattcaagtagttgagttgtaaaactaagagtttcagtaggcgaagggtaagtcctgttgaagtgggtgtgtacaactgcTGTACTGTATtcatcaaagtcttttagtgataccttctgaaaACAAAAGAAGGGGaaacgtagaagattcatcttcgaacttccagaaacaaaccatgTGCCATATACTGTTTTTCTGtttcattatttttcacccactaaccaacagatcgtttccgcacattatcttgtgatctgctggtctttaaacttgaacaaaaatctgTTAGTATCTTTAACATGATTCTAGCACATCATTCTGAAAAATCGATTAAGTTTGtcgttgagtttattcaaccctccttctaaactcaacccgatcctcaacataACTTTAAAAGATCAGGTTTATCAAACAAAACTTTGACATGACTTAGTTCACTTTTTTCCTTCTTTATGAAGGCTTCTTAAAGCTGAGATTAATCTTTGAAAAATTGGCACGAAAGCAAGTTACGCAACTTCTCGTGGTCATGCATATTCTTTCCACATTttacaaatattatttttaataatttatacgtattacttttatggaaaaaacttgtgtgagacgatttcacgggtcgtattttgtgagacggatctcttatttaggtcattcatgaaaaaatattactttttatgctaagagttttactttttattgtgaatatcagtagtgttgacccgtctcacagataaagattcgtgagaccgtgtcACAAAAGGCGTACTCTACTTTTATAGTTCGTTTATCATCTAATCGTTCTATCCGTATTATATTAATTTGCTCTAATAATACCAATAATCTAAAAACTCACTTCTGAAATTTTTATACtcaaaaaattcttaaaataattagtTTCCCCCAAAACACCAACTCCACCAAATTTTcagtcaaaaataaaatattgttttgtCTAAGTTAATTACGCTAAGTTGTATGTTTGACcaaataatatcattttatttttaaaaaaatcaattagtATATTCAAAAAACAAAACAGATTTAACAACTTATCATACTAATGTAAACTtttaaggcaaaaatttgtgtgagacggtctcacgggtcgtattttgtgacggatctcttatttggatcatccataaaaaaatattaatttttatgttaagagtattactttttattatgaatatcggtatggttgactcgtctcacagataaagatttgtgacaCCGGTCTCATAAGAGACTTACTCATCTTTTAAAGCAttataagaaaaatgaaaatggtaaggattttaaatattttaattcatcaatagttttttttaaaaatattatatttcaacCTGATAATTACTATATCAGAGTTCATgcaggcaaaaaaaaaaaaaacatctttaactaaaatatacttaaaattgttgcatttgattttaatcaagtctaaatattatatttgaacATAtgttatcatatattatataatacaaAATTTGTTACAAATCAATTCTTTGATAGCTAATTGTGTGCAAGTACACACATATTATAGATTGGCCTAATAATCTCGGCCATAACATTTTAATCAAGTAAGAAAATAACTGGTACTTGTATCACATTTAAATTGTGAACCTAACAATAGATCCAGCTTAGTTTAcctatataataatttaatataactcgaaaataaagaTATTTATCCAATCTAAAAAATGCCATGAAGGCTCAAGTTATTTAATGGCtactcaatttttttaataaaatttagacTTCGTGAATTTTTATAGAAATTATGTTTTAATTTGGTAATTTCTTctataattaatattttcaagatcatttcattcttttatttaaataaataaaagtcataaaagaACTGGGACAGGAGGCAGAGTACAAGTGTACGTGTGTCTCTCCAAGGTGGGGGACGGGGGTTCCGACAGGTAAACAAATAGATGATATCGGTagttatttgaatttattattacaATAATTTTAATTCTAGAAATTTACAAATCATATcacatatattatttattaatatatttcaattttcaCAAATCCTTAAATTATCATGTTCGGTACCATGCAACTTGCTGTGCTGATTAGTGCACTGTCGCATCTCCaaaatagtatatatatatatatatatatatatattttataagttattcaaataaaatatattatttataatacgagatttttttattaaactaaTGCAACCTATTTGGTAACTCTTCACGCTATGAAAAAaagaataataattaattacaaaaaataGTCTATCGATATGGTGCGAAAAACATATTTGACTGATAAGcttatatatttgtatataatCAGGAAGAAACATCACTCTCGTCACAGCTTCTTCCATGGCAGAGCAGAGGGTTAAAGAAACGGTGGTGATAATAGTCGGCGGCGGCCCTTCCGGGCTAGCAACGGCGGCGTGTCTAAGCAACCTCTCAATCCCATACATACTTCTCGAGAGAGAAGACTGCGTCGCGTCAATCTGGAAGAAATACACCTACGACCGGGTCCACCTGCACCTGGCCAAACAATTCTGCGAGCTTCCCCTGCTGCCCATCCCTTCATCTTACCCCACTTATCTATCGAGAATGGAGTTCGTGCAGTACTTAAACGACTACGTTTCGCATTTCAGGATCCACCCCATTTTCCGGCAGGCGGTGGAAGCGGCGGCATACGATGAAGTTGCAGGGAAATGGAACGTCAAGGCTAGAGATTCTGGCACGGGGTCCGATGAAGTGAAGGAGTACAGGTCCAGGTTTCTGGTTGTCGCCACTGGTGAATCCTGCGACGCTTCCTGGCCTGAGATAGAGGGTTTGCAGAGCTTTACCGGTGATATTTTGCATTCGACGCAGTATAAAACTGGGGAGAAGTTTAAGGATAGAAGTGTTCTGGTTGTCGGCAGTGGGAACTCTGGCATGGAGATTTCCTTGGATCTTGCCAACTATGGTGCCGATACCTCCGTTGTTGTCCGAAGCCCCGGTACGTATCTTTATCAgccaataaaatattaaaaagacATCTCTTTTAATATCCAATTTTCGGGTTTTTTTAAACTTCAGTTTTTCATTCTTCCAAAATACATCATTAATCTAAAAACACGCTTTAATAATCTCAATTACAAtcatataatttaataatatcCATGTTTACTAGTGCAGATTCACGTGTTGTCAAGAACTATGACTTCTTTGGGTTTGGTATTGTTAAAGTACTTGAGTTTGTATTGGGTTGACTCTCTCTTGGTTATGATGAGCAAAATTGTGTATGGAGATCTGTGTAAATATGGAATCGAGAGACCAAAAGAAGGGCCTTTTGCTATGAAGGACAAGTATGGCAGATACCCGGTTGTCGATGTTGGAACATATCAAAAAATCAAGTCCCGACAGATTCAGGTTCGTCCTTATTTTACTCACCTTTTTGTTATCATTTGTTTATAAAATCTATGTATCCATATTTTTTGTTAGTGGGATGTATTAAATAGTTGATTTTGTATAATTAAAGAAAGTATTTGATGTGCATAAATAGGTATTACCCGGAATAAACAGAATTAGAGGCACAAATGTGCTATTTGAGGATGGGAAAGAATATGCTTTCGATGCAATAGTATTAGCCACAGGGTTCAAAAGATCCACGAAAGCGTGGCTCAAGGTAAGCAAAATAAAACCcgtttattactttttattttatttttaaaaaaacagatAAATATTTACTATTTTTGCGCAGGGAGATGAATACCTTTTAGGCGATAATGGACTTTCAAAGCGCAGTTACCCGAATCACTGGAAAGGTTTGAATGGGCTGTATTGCTCCGGGCTGGCCCGAAAAGGATTGTATGGAGCTGCCATGGATGCCCAAAACATAGCCCAGGATATCAACACTGTACTATAAGAACTCGAACATTGTACTCTCGTACTCGGATAATTTCATCTCTAAAACTAAGTACTAAAGTCCGTTTACTGTTAGAATTGCATCTGTCGATTATGTTATAATCGGAGTTCTTGATTTTAGTTGTATTGGGAGATTGTAATTGTAGGTACTATTGTAAGCCAATCGGTTGATTAATATTTCACCGactaattttatgaaatttccATTCTAAACTATCTACTCAAAAATGTGGATTTCAATTTTTCCAAAagatttttttgatttttttttttgtttgacaaACATAGTCCAGGACATAGAGGTCGCATGCGTGCCACATTAGCGTCACATcgaaaaaatattcaaatcacaaaaataaaaaagataacGTACCAAAATAGACAAAAAATACCAAGAAACTAATATATGGGATTAACATTGCAGTTTCCCTATATACTATGAAGACCGATGATTCAGCAGGTGTTCCTTGCTCCAAACAGCGCCGATATCTTAGTATTCGGGAGATACCTTTGCATGatacatataattaattatttaattaatatatgatcTAATATTTTGAACCAGCGCTAACTTAATGCATGTCACCAAATTCAAAACACACACTGGCACGCACCTCTCAGCTATTCCACActgataaatatatattatgtaatattctactcaatttttctttctttattaATAATGGGTTTTAAAAGTGATTTATTAGTTTGTGCGTCATTAGAATGTGGGAGCGTAGAAGAAATCAGGGATTCTATGGAGTTGGCCATGAAAGAAGGAGCAGATTTGGTGGAACTTTGCATTGCTTCCTTGTCTAATTTCTCCCATATTTCAGACCTTCGAAACCTCTTCCAATCCAGAATCTTACCCTCTATTGTCTCCGTCACCAGGTACCATAATATACAATAGCTCCGTCTAGGTGCATGCGTTGCGTGCATGtgtaaatagtttttttttaagtaCTATATTTACATCCGATTCTTTTATATAATTCttgaaacatatatttttttttacaaggaCTTGGTGGGTTTTGGTAGTTTTATAAACATTTTTACGTAATTCTTGAAACATTCTAATGATAAAAGTTATTTTTCTAAACAAAATGTGCATCaaacaaattataaattaactAAAGAGAACGAGTTTACCGAACTTTAGATTTTTTAAATGCGGGTTCGCAATTTTTCCTGTGTTTATAAGTTTCTTGTATATTAATGCTAGAATTAATTTTCCAACTTTCATTCTTGTGAAAGTATTCTGAATTGAGAACTTTTCATAATAAAATTAGAATATTAACATTAATAATGATGATGATTTTCCAAAAATAGTGATGGGATTTAGTCAATAACTAGatacttgaaaataaaaacaaaaaaaaaaattcaaaatctccAAAgtcacaaattttattttgcctaaatatttttattttctatgtTTTTCTTGGTTGAAGGATGTACATTTTTTGTTGAAGTGAAGTAGATATGTCACACCAAAATTGTGtaatatttcatttcatttttaaatattttattttgtttttttgaatCATATACAATTTCATTTTTAGTATATAAATTTGTGATATTTATATGGGCTTGAGC
It contains:
- the LOC142523382 gene encoding putative indole-3-pyruvate monooxygenase YUCCA10; protein product: MAEQRVKETVVIIVGGGPSGLATAACLSNLSIPYILLEREDCVASIWKKYTYDRVHLHLAKQFCELPLLPIPSSYPTYLSRMEFVQYLNDYVSHFRIHPIFRQAVEAAAYDEVAGKWNVKARDSGTGSDEVKEYRSRFLVVATGESCDASWPEIEGLQSFTGDILHSTQYKTGEKFKDRSVLVVGSGNSGMEISLDLANYGADTSVVVRSPIHVLSRTMTSLGLVLLKYLSLYWVDSLLVMMSKIVYGDLCKYGIERPKEGPFAMKDKYGRYPVVDVGTYQKIKSRQIQVLPGINRIRGTNVLFEDGKEYAFDAIVLATGFKRSTKAWLKGDEYLLGDNGLSKRSYPNHWKGLNGLYCSGLARKGLYGAAMDAQNIAQDINTVL